In one window of Kosmotoga pacifica DNA:
- a CDS encoding xanthine dehydrogenase family protein molybdopterin-binding subunit: MRTTVSLNGVIGAKVKRVDAEPKVTGKAKFAADLYFDKMVHCYLVLARKPHGILKGIDVNEALKIPGVVGIYTHEDIPGKNQLGEVIKDMPCLVPVGEKVRYYGDVVAVVAAETLEVAKEAAERVKLDIEELPAVLDINEALKDEIKVHEPTNVPIHKKIRKGELKKGFAESEHIFEGEFYAHYQEQAYLEPQGVIVTPDIDYGYTVYGTMQCPYYVQKSVAHVLKLPLNRIRVIQTETGGGFGGKEDVPSFVASYAAVVAYNTGRPAKLIYDRETDIQTTSKRHPIKSYYRIGVDKYGKLKAMEIRAYMDMGAYATLSPIVMFRTLVHAAGSYEIPNVKVDVYGVYTNKIPPGAFRGFGSPQVLFAVESMMDEISMKLDIDPIDFRLLNTLRKGSRTATNHLLTESVGAVATLENAREISNWKQLNREVDEFNRIHTDRKRGIGVSHIFYGVSLGAAGQHLDASGAHVQINADGTVDVRIGGTEMGQGAKTVIAMIAAEELGQLVEKINVHQPDTAFVPDSGPTVASRTTVYSGNATRLAAITLRERLLKLFCELTGASSEDVFWGDGKYVDRTSGTEMSFEELIEQAFMRNVKLNETGWYETPKLEWDAERGIGEAYVTYSFATQIVVVEVDLYTGQVEVVKAFTSHDVGKALNPEGVIGQIQGGFIQGMGYALYEDLKMKTGQIITDNFNTYIIPTIHEIPEELVVDIVEDPFPQGPYGAKGIGEPSLMPTPAAVANAISRAIGKRVLRIPATPEYILKLIKED; the protein is encoded by the coding sequence ATGAGAACGACGGTAAGTCTTAATGGTGTGATCGGGGCAAAAGTTAAAAGAGTTGATGCTGAGCCTAAAGTAACTGGAAAAGCTAAATTTGCAGCTGACCTTTATTTTGATAAAATGGTTCACTGTTATCTTGTACTCGCCAGAAAGCCTCATGGAATACTCAAGGGTATAGACGTAAACGAGGCTCTCAAGATACCCGGGGTGGTTGGAATCTATACCCATGAAGACATACCAGGCAAGAACCAACTTGGAGAAGTCATCAAGGATATGCCTTGTCTCGTTCCGGTTGGAGAAAAGGTGAGGTATTACGGGGATGTCGTCGCGGTTGTTGCCGCTGAAACTCTCGAGGTTGCTAAAGAAGCTGCTGAAAGGGTTAAGCTCGATATAGAAGAGTTACCAGCCGTGCTGGATATTAATGAAGCCCTGAAAGACGAAATTAAAGTTCACGAACCAACCAACGTTCCTATTCATAAAAAGATAAGAAAAGGTGAACTTAAAAAAGGTTTTGCCGAATCAGAACACATATTTGAAGGAGAGTTTTACGCACATTATCAGGAACAGGCTTATCTCGAACCTCAGGGAGTTATAGTTACTCCCGATATAGACTATGGCTATACAGTATATGGTACAATGCAATGTCCTTATTATGTACAAAAAAGCGTGGCACACGTGCTCAAATTGCCGTTGAACAGGATCAGGGTAATACAAACGGAAACAGGCGGCGGTTTTGGTGGCAAAGAAGATGTCCCTTCCTTCGTAGCTTCCTATGCGGCTGTAGTCGCCTACAACACGGGTAGACCTGCAAAGCTGATATACGACCGTGAAACCGACATTCAAACGACCTCAAAGCGGCATCCTATCAAATCGTATTATAGAATAGGTGTCGATAAATACGGAAAACTGAAGGCCATGGAAATCAGAGCCTATATGGATATGGGAGCCTATGCGACACTATCACCCATAGTCATGTTCAGGACTCTTGTACACGCTGCTGGTAGTTATGAAATACCTAATGTTAAAGTGGATGTCTATGGCGTTTATACCAATAAAATTCCACCGGGAGCATTCAGAGGATTTGGGAGTCCGCAGGTTCTTTTCGCTGTGGAATCCATGATGGACGAGATTTCCATGAAACTGGACATCGATCCGATAGATTTCCGTCTCCTGAACACGTTGAGAAAGGGTAGCAGGACAGCGACGAACCATCTATTGACTGAAAGTGTCGGAGCGGTAGCTACGCTTGAAAACGCTCGCGAGATCTCAAACTGGAAGCAACTAAACAGAGAAGTAGATGAATTCAACAGAATTCATACGGATAGAAAGCGCGGAATAGGCGTTTCGCATATATTTTATGGAGTTAGCCTTGGTGCTGCTGGACAGCATCTTGACGCTTCGGGTGCCCATGTTCAGATAAATGCCGATGGAACTGTTGATGTGAGGATCGGTGGAACAGAAATGGGGCAAGGTGCTAAAACAGTGATAGCCATGATAGCAGCAGAGGAACTCGGTCAGCTCGTGGAAAAGATCAACGTGCACCAACCTGACACGGCTTTCGTGCCAGATAGTGGGCCGACAGTCGCGTCACGAACCACTGTGTACAGCGGGAATGCAACGCGTCTTGCGGCTATCACGTTGAGAGAAAGACTCCTTAAATTATTCTGTGAACTAACCGGTGCTTCTTCTGAAGACGTGTTCTGGGGCGATGGCAAGTATGTCGATAGAACCTCAGGAACGGAGATGAGTTTTGAAGAATTGATCGAACAAGCTTTTATGAGAAATGTAAAGCTCAATGAAACAGGCTGGTATGAGACCCCAAAACTTGAATGGGATGCTGAAAGAGGGATTGGAGAAGCCTATGTTACTTATTCCTTTGCGACACAAATTGTTGTCGTTGAAGTTGATCTGTATACGGGACAGGTGGAGGTGGTAAAGGCTTTTACCAGTCACGATGTAGGAAAAGCGCTGAATCCAGAAGGTGTCATAGGTCAGATACAGGGTGGGTTTATCCAAGGAATGGGTTATGCCCTTTATGAAGATCTGAAAATGAAGACAGGGCAGATAATCACGGACAATTTCAACACCTACATTATCCCCACCATACACGAAATACCGGAAGAACTGGTAGTCGATATCGTTGAAGATCCTTTCCCTCAAGGACCTTATGGTGCCAAGGGGATCGGTGAACCTTCATTGATGCCCACTCCCGCCGCAGTAGCCAACGCCATATCCAGGGCAATTGGTAAAAGAGTATTGAGGATACCAGCTACTCCAGAATATATATTGAAGCTCATCAAGGAGGATTGA